The nucleotide window GCTCAAATGGGGTTCCACCGGCATGTACAGCGAGGATGCCGACGGCAAGCCGGTCTACAACTGGAAGATCGCCGACGCCATCTTCGACGCGTACATCGAGCGCGGCATGAAGCCGCTGGCGCAGATCGGCTTCATGCCGGAGGCGCTGTCGCCGCAACCCCAGCCCTACCAGCACCGGTGGAAGCCGGGCGTGCGCTACGAGGACATCATGACGGGGTGGGCCTATCCGCCCAAGGATTACGCCAAGTGGTCCGAGCTGATCTACCAGTGGGTGCGCCACTGCGTGGAGCGCTATGGCCAGCAGGAAGTCGAGAGCTGGTACTGGGAAGTGTGGAACGAACCCGATGGGCATTACCTGATCGCGCCGGACCGCCGCCAGGCCTACTTCAAGATGTACGACCACGCTGCCGACGCCGTCAAGCGCGCCTTGCCGACCGCCCGCTTCGGCGGCCCGCACACGGCCGTGGCGGGGGACTTCATGGAAGCATTCCTGCAGCACGCGCTGCACGGCACCAACCACGCGACCGGCAAGAAAGGCTCGCCGCTCGACTTCGTGGCCTGGCATGCCAAGGGCGCGCCGAAGGTGGTCGACGGCGTGGTCCGGATGGGCATGGACACCCACTTCCGCAACCTCGACCGGGGCTTTGCCATGGTGGCGAAATACCCCGAGCTGAAGGGCATCCCCGTCATCATCGGCGAGTCCGATCCGGAAGGCTGCGCGGCCTGCGGCATGCAGACCAACCCGGAAAACGCCTACCGCAACGGCACGCTGTACGCCAGCTACACGGTGGCATCGGTGGCCCGCCTGTACGACCTGGCCGACCGCCGCGGCACCAACCTGATCGGCGCGGTCAACTGGTCCTTCCTGTTCGAGGACCAGCCCTGGTTCGCGGGTTACCGCGACCTGGCCACCAACGGCGTCGACAAGCCGGTATTGAATGTGTTCCGCATGCTGGGCATGATGCGCGGCGCGCGGCTGAAGGTCGGCGGCGACCTGGCGTACGATGCCGAACGTATCCAGCGCGAAGGCGTGCGCGGTGCCCGCACCGACGTCGGTGCGCTGGCCAGCCGCTCCGGGCGCGAGGTCGCCGTGCTGGTCTGGAACTATCACGACGACGACATCATCGATGCCGGCGCGCCGGTCGACGTGGCGCTGAGCGGCATTCCCGCGCAGAGCGCCACCGTGCGGCACTACCGCATCGACCAGGA belongs to Pseudoduganella albidiflava and includes:
- a CDS encoding GH39 family glycosyl hydrolase — translated: MKTLFAGAVLAAGLLPFATMAEPAKPSPAASTVKLTVDTRTETGPMTPLWAWFGYDEPNYTTTPNGKKLLSELAAMSPVPVYVRAHNLMTSGDGSHALKWGSTGMYSEDADGKPVYNWKIADAIFDAYIERGMKPLAQIGFMPEALSPQPQPYQHRWKPGVRYEDIMTGWAYPPKDYAKWSELIYQWVRHCVERYGQQEVESWYWEVWNEPDGHYLIAPDRRQAYFKMYDHAADAVKRALPTARFGGPHTAVAGDFMEAFLQHALHGTNHATGKKGSPLDFVAWHAKGAPKVVDGVVRMGMDTHFRNLDRGFAMVAKYPELKGIPVIIGESDPEGCAACGMQTNPENAYRNGTLYASYTVASVARLYDLADRRGTNLIGAVNWSFLFEDQPWFAGYRDLATNGVDKPVLNVFRMLGMMRGARLKVGGDLAYDAERIQREGVRGARTDVGALASRSGREVAVLVWNYHDDDIIDAGAPVDVALSGIPAQSATVRHYRIDQEHSNSYAAWKRMGSPASPTAAQVTALQKASALAQLGEPSTVTVRDGVATLRMQLPRQAVSLLVVSY